The following proteins come from a genomic window of Erpetoichthys calabaricus chromosome 18, fErpCal1.3, whole genome shotgun sequence:
- the LOC114668633 gene encoding protein-tyrosine sulfotransferase 2-like encodes MRITGRRVVVAASCLAALFLFAHLCQHALDCQERYRPRAVMKPEQNGISLMDWQNVEYHYSKDMPLIFVGGVPRSGTTLMRAMLDAHPEIRCGEETRIIPRILAMRHSWSKSEREKMRLDEAGVTDEVLDSAVQSFILEVIARHGEPAKFLCNKDPFTLKSSLYLSHLFPNSKFLLMIRDGRASVYSMISRKVTIAGFDLNSYRDCLTKWNKAVETMYTQCLQVGPSRCKPVFYEQLVLHPRNSMKDIMDFLGIPWNEAVLHHEEAIGKPGGVSLSKIERSTDQVIKPVNLEALSKWVGHIPTDVIHDMAHIAPMLSQLGYDPYANPPNYGNPDPAVVNNTQRVMKGDFKNPPYLKGSHQVQQNMSVSHR; translated from the exons ATGCGCATCACTGGCAGGCGGGTAGTGGTGGCAGCTAGCTGCTTGGCTGCTCTTTTCCTCTTTGCCCACTTGTGCCAGCATGCTCTTGACTGTCAGGAGAGATACAGGCCTCGGGCAGTGATGAAACCTGAACAGAATGGCATCTCACTCATGGACTGGCAGAATGTAGAATACCATTACAGTAAGGACATGCCACTTATTTTTGTGGGTGGAGTTCCTCGTAGTGGCACAACTTTAATGAGAGCTATGCTGGATGCACACCCTGAAATCCGGTGTGGTGAGGAGACCCGCATCATTCCACGTATACTAGCTATGAGGCATTCATGGAGCAAATCAGAAAGAGAGAAGATGCGCCTTGATGAGGCAGGAGTTACTGATGAGGTCTTGGACTCTGCAGTGCAGTCCTTTATCTTAGAAGTGATAGCCAGACATGGAGAACCAGCTAAATTTCTGTGCAACAAAGACCCCTTCACGCTTAAGTCATCGCTCTACCTCTCCCACCTTTTCCCTAATTCCAAATTTTTGCTTATGATTCGGGATGGAAGAGCATCTGTTTACTCAATGATCAGCCGAAAAGTAACTATTGCTGGATTTGATCTAAATAGTTATAGGGACTGCCTCACCAAATGGAACAAAGCAGTTGAAACCATGTACACTCAGTGTCTTCAGGTTGGGCCTTCTAGATGTAAGCCAGTCTTCTATGAGCAGCTGGTTTTGCACCCACGTAACTCCATGAAAGACATTATGGACTTTTTGGGCATTCCCTGGAATGAAGCTGTGCTACACCATGAAGAGGCCATTGGTAAACCTGGTGGTGTCTCTTTATCCAA GATTGAAAGGTCTACAGACCAAGTGATCAAACCGGTTAATCTTGAAGCTTTGTCAAAATGGGTTGGACATATTCCAACAGATGTGATTCATGATATGGCACATATAGCACCTATGCTAAGCCAGCTCGGCTATGATCCTTATGCCAACCCTCCAAACTATGGCAACCCGGACCCAGCAGTTGTTAATAACACTCAGCGG gTAATGAAAGGAGATTTTAAAAACCCACCATACTTGAAAGGATCTCATCAG gtGCAGCAGAACATGTCGGTATCTCATAGGTGA